ACGCGGGTGCCGGCACGACGACCAGGCCAAGAACTGCGGGCTGGACCCGTGGGTGGAGTCGGGGCGGGCCGGGGCTGCCGGGCCTGCACGGCTCGCCTCCCTGCGCCGGCTGCTGGGTTCCGGCACCCGGACGGAAAACCGGGCATCTGCCAAGGAGCTCGGCGCGCAGTGACGCTTGCCGGGAACACACCAGAAGACTGCCGCGGCGTCCACGAGAGCGCGCCACGGCAGGTCCCGGGCCGTGTAATCGTGGGCACCGCCCACCGAATAAGGATAAGTTGAACAGTATGCCGTTCGCCCAGAACTACAACGATGACCTGCGACTCGCCCACGTCATGGCCGATTCCGTGGACGATCAGACAATGTCCCGCTTTAAGGCCCTTGATTTGAAGGTTGAAACGAAGCCGGACCTGACGCCCGTCACCGACGCCGACAAGGCTGCGGAGGATGCCATCCGCGGGCAGCTCTCCCGCGCCCGCCCCCGGGACGCGGTGCTTGGTGAAGAGTTTGGCTCCACCGGATCCGGGCCGCGCCGCTGGGTGATTGATCCCATCGACGGCACCAAGAACTTTATCCGCGGCGTCCCCGTCTGGGCCACCCTGATTTCCCTGGTCGACGACGGCGTTCCCGTCCTGGGCGTCGTCAGTGCACCGGCGCTGGGCAAGCGCTGGTGGGCCGCCACCGGAACCGGCGCCTATATGGGACGCTCCCTCGCCTCCGCCACCCGGCTGCGGGTGTCCAACG
This genomic interval from Arthrobacter sunyaminii contains the following:
- the hisN gene encoding histidinol-phosphatase encodes the protein MPFAQNYNDDLRLAHVMADSVDDQTMSRFKALDLKVETKPDLTPVTDADKAAEDAIRGQLSRARPRDAVLGEEFGSTGSGPRRWVIDPIDGTKNFIRGVPVWATLISLVDDGVPVLGVVSAPALGKRWWAATGTGAYMGRSLASATRLRVSNVSELSDASLSYSSLGGWKERGNFDEFIGLTESVWRTRAFGDFWSYCMVAEGAVDIACEPELNLYDMAALVPIITEAGGRFTSLEGEDGPFGGNALATNGALHSDVLRRLNPALDDLL